One Magnetospirillum sp. 15-1 genomic window, GGATGAAAAAGTCTGTGTTTGCTGCCGTGTTGATCGGCGGATTGATGACTGGCGCGGGCCTTGCCCAGGCCGGCGAGTATTCGTGCAAGGTCTATTGCGTCGGCCCGTCCGGCACCACCACCGTCACCGTGCGGGCCAGTTCGGCGTCGGAAGCGGCGTCCATCGTCGACAAGCAGGGCCACCAGGTCTGCCAGGCCGCTGGCCATCGGGGGGCGAGCACGCAGACCATGGGGACGTCGCAATGCCGCTGAGCGCGGCGTGACAAGGCCGCCCGGGACGGGTATCGTCCCGGGCGGTTGCCTTGCCGAGAGTGTTCTCAATCAAACGGGGGATTGGATGCGTTCGATCATTATCGCGGCTTTGACCGTTGTTTTCACCGCCGGGATCGCCCAGGCCCAAACGCCGGACAGTTCCTTTCGCGACTGTGACGACTGCCCCGAGATGGTGGTCATCCCGGCAGGCAGCTTCATGATGGGGGCTGACAAGAATTTAGAGGACGCCAGTGACTTCGAGACGCCCCGTCACCGCGTCACCATTGCCCGCCCCTTCGCCATCGGCAAATATGAGGTAACCCAGGCGGAATGGATGGCGGTGATGGGCGGTAACCCCAGCAAATTTAGGGGCCGCTTGCGCCCGGTGGAGCAGGTCAGTTGGGATGACGCCCAGGACTTCATCCGTCGCCTGAACGCCAAAACCGGCAAAACCTATCGCCTGCCCACCGAGGCGGAATGGGAATATGCGGCGCGGGCTGGAACGACGACCGCCTATTCCTTTGGCGACGACAGGAGCAAGCTGGGCCAATACGCTTGGTTCGCCGGCAATTCGGGCAAGGAAACTCATCCTGTCGGTCAGTTGCAGGCCAATCGGTTCGGCCTCTACGACATGGATGGCAATGTCTTGGAATGGGTCGAGGATTGCTGGCACGATAACTATACTGGTGCGCCCACGGATGGCAGCGCGTGGCAAGGAAGATCCTGCCTCCGCGTCAACCGGGGCGGCTCTTGGTACTACATCCCAAGTGTCTTCCGCTCCGCCAACCGCTACAGGGACAACTCAGGCACCCGGGGCAACGATCTGG contains:
- a CDS encoding formylglycine-generating enzyme family protein is translated as MRSIIIAALTVVFTAGIAQAQTPDSSFRDCDDCPEMVVIPAGSFMMGADKNLEDASDFETPRHRVTIARPFAIGKYEVTQAEWMAVMGGNPSKFRGRLRPVEQVSWDDAQDFIRRLNAKTGKTYRLPTEAEWEYAARAGTTTAYSFGDDRSKLGQYAWFAGNSGKETHPVGQLQANRFGLYDMDGNVLEWVEDCWHDNYTGAPTDGSAWQGRSCLRVNRGGSWYYIPSVFRSANRYRDNSGTRGNDLGFRLARTLP